GTATGAGGATAAGGAAACGAACGGCGGATTTCTGATCTATCTCGAACCGGACTGCGAAGACCGCGAGGTCGGGATCGAAGGCGACATCGCCGACCAGGTGATCTATCACGAACGGCCGATGAGGCTTGTTCCGGACATGAACTCGCTGAAAGATAAGATCTTCATCTTCGAAGCAGGACTCGACGACCGTGTTATTGAGCTATTTAAGGTCCTGACGCTTGCAAAGATGCAGGACGACGATCCTGAAAAGATCCCTGATGAGCTGAAGTTCACCAAGCGCGCAGAGATCAACGGCGAGGATATGCTTTTGTTTGCAGCTTTCCGCAATGAAGAGCTTTTGGGGACACTGGAGATGCCGTATTCTTTGTATCAGACCTGTGTTCTTTCCGGCGAACCGATCTGGGATGTGCCCGTAACGGAGTGCGCGGCAATCGATCAGCAGTGGGTCATGGAGCGTCTCGGAGAACAGAAAGAAACGGAAGAATGAAATCTCAGGTGTTTTTCAGATACCTGCATGGTTTTTCCAAAAAAAGTCTGACACTCGCTGCATTCATTGTCATGCAGCGAGATAATCCCTTCACACTTCCCGCAGGTCCATTTACTCCGCTCGGCAACGAGAAATGCTGCAAGACCCTGTTCTCTCGCCATAAGGCCGTTTTCAATCAGACTTTGATTGTATCTGTCCCGATATCTTTTATCCATCTTTTTTATCTGTTTACAGGGAAAATTATTGCAGGAAAAACAGTATTCTATCCCTTTCTCCCTGACGCAATCCTGAATCCTGCAGGACCTGCATCCCTCGGAGGTGCCGTTTTTGTTCGAAAAGCACCCCCCGCAGGATTTTTTTGATACACAATGCCTGTAACAGACCATACAGTTCATCCCGCAGGGAGCGAACATATCTGTTGGTATTGTATCCGGCATTATGATTTTGGAACGGATGAACTCTGGAAAAACGAATACCTGTTCCGTCACCGCCGCTAAACTGGTTATGGGAACAGGCTTTATTTACTATGCACTAATCGTTGAAAAAGGAATCGCTTTTATGCCTGAGTGTCATTTTTGTGTGGATTATTATAGTGCTAAATGAAGGATGATGGAAAATGTCACATCCCATCTTTAGCACCATAATAATAGAGTGGAGATTTATCTACCCGTGCCCGATGGGATATTCGTATCTCTATTCTGTTTTCGGCACTCTCTGATTATACGTAATCCTTTTTTCTATAGCAGCCCAGTTCTTTGACGCCGGTGATCTTCTTCAATTCCGTGATCGTCGCCTGCCAGCCGGGATCAGTCTCAAAATCGATGAAAAAGACATATCGTCCAATCCCCTCCTTCGACGGCCGGGACTCGATACGCGTCAGATTGATTCCCCTTTGTGCAAAGATCCCCAAGATCCCGTACAACAGACCCGGACGGTTTTCTCTTGGGATGATGACGACACTGCATTTTTCGGGGTCATCCGGATTTTTCTCACCGGCTGATATCTCAAGAAACCGGGTGGTATTGTTGAGTGAATTTTGAATATCCTTCTGCAGTATGGGCAGATCATACAACTTTGCGGCGCTTTCCGTCGTTACGGCCGCCGATCCGCTGATAAACGACGCCTCTTTGGCACTCTGGGCATTGCTGCTTGTGTGGATGAGAGCCGCCTTTTTCATGCCGTTTAGATAGATACTGCATTGTTCATGCGACTGCGGGTGAGTGTAGATGACCGAGATCTCGTCCGGCTTGTATCTTGAAACGAAGAAATGACGAATCGGCATAAAATATTCAGCGGTGATGCGGCACTCCGTCTGTAAAAGGCCGTCCAGCGTTTCGCCAACGCCGCCCGCTTCGCTGTTTTCAACCGGAACTATGCCCCGGATATTTTTCTCGAGAACTGCCGTGAAAACATCCCGGATTGTTGGAAACATCAGGATCTCTTCATTTTCATTCCTGATTTTTTCGGCAAGCTCGCAGGAGAACGTGCCTTTTGGTCCAAGTGCCGCTAACGTCATTTCATCTTCACCAGGGTATCTATCATAAGATCAGTCTCATCCGTTGCCTGGGGGATGTAGGCTCTGAATGCATTGCTGTTTCCCGTGAAGAACGCAGCGAACTTCTCCGAATCCTTCGATGCAACGATCGCTTTCAGGGTATTGACCGAATCCGACATTTTTTCAATAACGCCGGCTGTTTCCGGGTTCATCTGCAGTATGTCTGCATACAGGTCCGGATCCTGCCCGAGGATTCTCCCGACCAGCCCGAGTTCTATCCGGTACACCGGACTCATCACCGGAAGAATTGCTTCAAGCGGGATGCCGGTATTTTTTATCGTCTCGGCGACGGATAGAGTCGTGAAGTGTACAAGCCCCTGGACGATGCTCATGATTTTGTCATGCTCTTTAGGTTCCATCTGACAAATCTTGGCTCCTTCGTTCGTAAAGATCTGATAAAGCATGTCCCGGGTTTTCCCATCGCATCTGACCGGCGATGCCGCGATCGTCTGACCAAAGATCGTGGAAACCGAGGGACCGAACATCGGATGCAGGCCGATAACCTGCGCTTTGGATTTCAGCATCGCCTCAACCGGAGCAGTTTTTATTGAGGTCAGATCGCACAGAAGCTGCTCTTTGTTCAAGAGCGGAGCAATTTCATCGATCACCCGGACGGTGTCATGAATCGGAACAGAGACGATAACGATATCGCAGGTAGAGGCAATATCCGCGTTGGAGACCGGTGTTTTTCTCCCCGAACATACGACTTTATAGCCTGCCCGTTCGAAGACGGCCGAGAACAGACGTCCCATTCCGCCGAAACCGCCGATTATGCCAACGATATCTCCCGGATTCACGTCTTTATCTCCTGCGAATGATTTCATGTCTTGTCTGACCTGATGATTCTCTGTTTCGTTTCATGCCACTTCAATCCTCTGTCAGCAGGATCTCGATTGCCTCTTCTGCAGTTCTTCGTTCATGGACAATCATCGCTGCAGCCCTGACGAATTTGTCCGGATATTTGTGCTGGAATGCATTTCTCCCAATAGACACCCTGGCAACTCCCCCTTCCATCGCTCCCTCGATCAGCTGCATGGTGGCCAGATCACTCATTTTGGAACCTCCGGCAATAACTACCGGTACATGACATCCTTCGGTTACTTCCCTGAATGAATCGGGGTCTCCGGTGTACACGGTTTTGATGATGTCGGCCCCAAGTTCCGAACCCACGCGGGCCGCGAGTTTGACGGCTTCATGCATGTTTTCGGATTTGATGTCTTTTCCTCTGGGGTACATCATCGCAAGAAGCGGCATTCCCCATTCGATACACTCGACGGCGACACGTCCAAGATCGCTGAGCATGTTTGCTTCATTTTCTGCGCCGATATTTACATGCATGGAAACGCCGTCCGCTCCCAATTTCAGGGCATTCTGGACGTTGTTGACCAGTACTTTGTTGTTCGGATCCGGTCCAAGATCCGTACTTGCGGATAGGTGCAGGATCAAGCCGATGTCCGGACCGCCTTTCCGGTGACCGTGTAGGGCGAGGCCCATATGACCGATTACGGCGTTGGCTCCTCCTTTTGCGACCAGATCGACCGATCTTTCCAGATCGATCAGCCCGGGAATCGGTCCGATGGAAACTCCGTGATCCATCGGGACGATGACGGTTGTTCCTGTATCTCTTTTCATGATTCTTTCGAGTCTGATTTCTTTACCTCTCATGTTTGGGCTCCTTTTTCATTTTCTTGTTTTTGATCTTTGGAAAAATCTGGTATCCACTGCACCAGAGGAGTTCCCGATAAAAGGCTTGGTTTATTTTATGGAGATCTATTCTGGTGCAGTTTGACTACTGTCTAAACCAGAACTGATAGCTAATGCTAAAAATGCCAGCTACGCTGACGTATACAAATGATAGAACGTCCATTACTGAGGACAGAACATCTTCAAAAGGCGAGTTGTGCGATGTGCTTGGTACAGAGCTTCTGCTGGCGGCGATTCCTCGCTCTGCTGACAGACAGTCATTGCACATGTTAGTATAAGTTATCATGATAGGTAATAAAACCATTCTATGCGGAAAAAAGAGGATTTCATATTTCTTAATCCCGTATTATTCGGTTTATGATCTGTGATCTTATTAATATCTTAGAAAAATAATACGGAAAAATAATTGGATTGTTATCTTTTCCCGTAAATGATGGCTGATTCAACCGGGCACTTCTCAATGCATTTTCCGCAGAGATAACATTCAGCTTTTTTTGCCTCGCTTCCGGCTTCTCCGGTCGGGCAAATCCTCTCGCATTTTCTGCAGTTGATACATTGATCCGTTCTTTTCAATCCAAACTTTCCAAACCGTGAAACTTTGGAGAATACAAATCCATATGGGCACAAGAACGTACAGAACGGCCGGTAAATGAAGATCGAAGCAAGCAGGATCACAAGAAACACTCCCGCCGCTGCCGTGAACATGAGCGCAAAGAATGACGATATGCCGACATATTCGAATATATTGACGGAACAGAGCGCTCCGATTACGAGGGCGGCAAAGAACCCGGCCCGAATTATTTTTGGAATCCGTCTATCTTTGATCTGCAGTTTCTTCACTGGAATCCGGTATAACAGTTCCTGCAGCGCTCCCGCTGGACACATGTGTGCGCAGAATACGCGCCCGAAGAAGTATGTGATCACGATCAAAGCGATCAGTCCCGCAAACCCAAGACCTGCAAATGACAACTCCGTGATTCTGGATACCGTTGAGTAGAAACCATCCGGTGCGATGGGGATGACAAGCAAAAAGCCTGCAGCTGTCGTGAGGATGGAAATCGATATCAGCGCTTCTGTTGACATGGCATTTTTGAGCCAAAGAACAGCAGCAAGAAGCGTGCCTCCAAACATATACACTATCCCTGAGTAGGATGAGATCATGTCGGCCAATGTTCCCGTAATTCCGAATAATTCCGGATCATAGAGAATAATGAGAAGCCCAAGTAAAATCGGAGAAATGCCGGCATAGACGAATATTTTTTGCAGGACTTCCGGGTTTTCTTTTCTGAGATATTTCATCACAATCGCAAGGAGAAGAATTACTGCACCGCCGATTATAAGTCCAGCAGCAGAAAATACCAGCGGACTTAAACCGGAGTCCCCGGAAGATACGGTTTCAGAACCTGTTGACGAACTGGTTGAAATGACGGATGAAACCGTATCACTCCCGGTATCTGTCTGAGCAGTCGTTGATGTATCCGTAGAACTTCCGGAAACAGTAATTTGATCTGTCTCGCTTACTGAAGTGCCCGAATCCCCGGATGTGTAATCGCACAGAGAGTTTCCATCGGCATCCGTATAGAGAAAACATCTTCCGGGATACGGGCAAGCAGAACGTCCTTTCGGGCATACTGCGGCACATGCAGGCGCGGTAAGCAATCATAAAAGGTTCTATCGAATCTAAATAATTAAAAAAAGTGGGGAAGTTTTAGTTCTTTTTGAACTGAGGCATCATTGCACGGAGTTCTGAACCGACTTCTTCGATCAGATGTTCCTCGTCAGCGCGGGTGAGCGCAGTGAACGTCGGTCTGTTGACCATGTTCTCGAGGATCCATTCCTTGGCAAATTCGCCGGACTGGATCTCGTAGAGAATCTCGCGCATCGCTTCGTAGGACTCGTTTCCGATTACGCGGGGGCCGCGGGTGACATCGCCGTACTGAGCAGTGTTGGAAATGGCTTCACGCATATTGGTAAATCCGCCCTCGTAAATCAGGTCGACGATGAGCTTCATCTCGTGAAGAACTTCCAGATATGCCATCTCAGGCGCATATCCAGCATCGACGAGGGTGTCGAATCCTGCCTTGATCAGGGAAGTAACTCCTCCGCAAAGAACTGCCTGTTCGCCGAACAGATCGGTTTCCGTCTCTTCTCTGAAGGTCGTTTCAAGAACCACTGCTCTGGTTGCGCCGATACCTTTTGCATAGGCAAGAGCAAACTTCTTTGCGTTTCCGGTGTAGTCCTGCTCAATTGCAATCAGAGCTGGAACTCCTTTTCCTTCTTCGTAGGTTCTTCTGACCATGTGGCCCGGACCTTTCGGTGCGACCATGATCACATCGACGTTTGCCGGAGGAACGATCTGCCCGAAGTGGATGTTGAATCCGTGGGAGAACATAAGACACTTGTTCTCAGTCAGATACGGCATGATCTCGGCTTTGTACACTGCTGCCTGGTTTTCGTCGGGGACGAGAATCATGATAACGTCTCCCTTCTTGGCCGCTTCGGCGACATCGTACGTCTCAAATCCGTCGCTCTTTGCAAGGTCTCTGCTCTTTCCGGCCCTGATTCCGATGATCACATTGAGGCCGCTGTCTTTCAGATTCCGTGACTGGCCTCTTCCCTGTGATCCGTAACCGATAACTGCGATCGTTTTTCCTGAGAGATCTTTCAGGTCCGCATCCGTTTCATGATATTTTTCCATCATCTTTTTTCCTTCCTTTTTGATAGATACTGTGTAAATTAACTTCCTTACGATTTAATTGTTTATCTGTCGAAACCACCCGAGCGGTAAACGACATTCAGGGCATTCACCATCGCTTCAGCCGATGCAATCACGATGTCACTGTTTGATGATGCTGCATCAAAGATCCTGCCTTTTTCATCCTCGACTTCGATGGTGACACATCCGAGCGCATCGCTTCCACCGGAAATCGCCTCGATCTGAAAGCTCTTCAGCTGAACTTTTCCAGGCGCGATTGCTAAAAGCGCCTTCATTGCTGCATCCACCGGTCCGTCTCCTGTTTTGGAACAGATCTTGTGTTCACCGTGGACTACGGCCTGTACGCTTGCAGTCGGAATCACGTGGCTTCCGGTAAATACCGAAATATCATCCAGCTCGATCATTTTTTTGTCGTTATGGCTGCCGGTGATGATTTTTGCGATCTCAAAGAGATCGAACTCGGTTACTTTTCGCCCGCGTCCGGAGATCTCCTTGACCTTTGCAACGATCATGTCCAGCTCGGCGTCAGACGGTTTTACGTTTATGTCCTCCAGCATCTGCCGGACCGCATGTTTTCCAACATGTTTTCCAAGCTTTAAGCGCCGTCGGTGACCCACCATTTCGGGCGTCATGATTCCCGGCTCGAATGTTCCGGGGTTAGCCATTACGCCGTGGGAGTGAATCCCGCTTTCATGCGAAAATGCATTTTCGCCTACGACTGGCTGGATTGGCAGAACGGCGATCTGTGAAAATCTGGAAACCATTCTGGAAGTCTCCACCAGTTTTTCGGTATGAATATTGGTTTCGATTCCATAGATCGATTTCAGGATCATGACCGTCTGGGCTAAATCCGCGTTTCCTGCCCGTTCACCGATACCGTTTACGGTAACCTGAATCTGGTCAGCTCCTCCTTCAACTGCTGCAATGGTGTTTGCGGTCGCCAGACCGAAATCGTTGTGACAGTGCACATCGATTTTGCTTTTGACGTTTTCGCGAATCATTGCGATGAGGGGTTTTATCATCGAAGGGGTGCTTACACCGACCGTGTCGGGAATGTTGATTATCGTCGTGCCGGCCTCATCTGCTGCTTTGCAGATTTCAACCAGTTCCGACGGTTCCGTTCTGGTTGCATCCATCGGTGAGAACATCACGTAATCGCACTTCGAACGTGCATAGGTAATGATCTCCCGGGTAATCGCCAGGACTTCTGCATGACTTTTTTTGATGGTATAGGTTCTCTGAATCTCAGATGTGGGAATAAACACATGGACCATATCAACGCCGGCCTCGATACAACGATCTACATCCGCTTTGACTGAGCGTGCGAGTCCGCAGATTTTGGGGCGGATCCCCTCTTCAGCGCAAATCCTCTTGATCGTTTCAAATTCGACATCCGAAGATGCCGGAAAGCCTGCTTCAATCACATCAACGCCGATATCGGACAACTGATGCGCAATTTCAATTTTCTGCTCCAGTGTGAATGACACGCCGGGAGTCTGTTCACCATCACGAAGTGTGGTGTCTAAAATAGTCACTCTTCTGTTCGTGTTGACTGTACTTTTATCGCAATAGAATGCAATCCGCCACTTTCGCAGTGACTGCTCCGATCCCATCTTCCTGAGACATACCCAGTATCAATGCATCGATACAATATAATACTTTCGTTTGTTGGTCAAAAAACGGGGTAAGACCCCGTTATCTGCGCACTTCTGTGGAAAATACAATCTCGAGCGCATGATGAATGTGTTTTTTCCCAAACTTATATATACCAATCGAAGTTAGACAATCTAAACGGAGTTTAATCCCATGAGTGATTGTTTTATTTGGCTATAAAAACATCCGTTTCCTGGACACGACCCTTCGTGACGGGGAACAGACGCCGGGCGTCTCTCTGACACCCTTACAGAAACTGAAAATCGCAGAAGAACTTTCCGCAATCGGCGTGAATGTGATCGAGGCTGGATCCGCGGTCGCATCCAAAGGCGAAAGAGAGGCTATAAAGCTGATATCCGATGCGGGACTCAACGCGGAAATCTGCACATATGCGCGGGCCAAGACCGAAGATATCGATCTGGCTGTGAAATGCGGTGTGGATTCGGTGCATCTCGTCGTTCCGGTTTCTGACCTTCATATAACCAAAAAACTCGGGAAAACCCGCGAAGAAGTCTATGCAATGGCAATGGAAACCGTTGCATATGCCAAAGAAAGAGGACTTATCGTCGAACTTTCGGGCGAAGATTCTTCAAGGGCAGATCAGCAGTATCTGGCCCGGCTTTTTAGAGATGGAGTAGCACACGGAGCTGACAGGCTTTGTTTCTGTGATACCGTCGGGCTTTTAACGCCTGAAAAAACAGCAGAAATGATCCCGCCGTTATGCTTCGCACCATTGAGCATCCACTGTCACAATGACCTCGGACTGGCTCTTTCGAATACCATATCGGCATTAAGATCGGGAGCTACATGCGCCCACACGACCATCAACGGAATGGGAGAACGTGCAGGAAACGTGCCCTTCGAAGAGGTTGTGATGGTGCTTGAAAAGCTCTACGGCTATGACACCGGGATCGACACGACCAAAATCTATGCGTTGTCGACCCTCATATCACAGATGACAAAGATACCACTCGCAGCCAACAAGCCGATCGTCGGCGGCATGGCATTTACCCACGAAAGCGGTATCCATGCACACGGACTCCTGCGGGACCCGACGACCTACGAACCAATGTCGCCGGAAACGGTTGGAAGAAAACGAAGAATTGTTCTTGGAAAACATTCTGGAACCGCGTTGGTCCAGTCGGCCTTTAAGACGCTTGGTTACGAACCGGGAGAAAAACATCTTGCCGAAATCGTTGCGAGGGTCAAAAAAGTCGGTGACATGGGTATGAAAGTGACCGATGCCGATGTTATGGCGATCGCAGATTCGGTGATGCTTCTGGAATGCAAGCCGGTGATCAACCTGAAACAGTTTACGGTTGTGAGCGGGAGTAACGCCATTCCAACGGCTTCGGCCACGATGGTCGTAAACGGGACGAAAGTTACCGGCGCAGCCACCGGAACAGGTCCGGTCGATGCGACCATCAAGGTCCTCCAGCAGTCAATCGCCCAATTCGGCGACATCACACTTGAGGAGTTTCATGTGGATGCGATCAACGGCGGAACGGATGCTTTGGTTGATGTAACGGTGAAAATGAGAAAGGATGGGAGGGTGCTTACCTCCAGGGGCGCCAGAACAGATATCGTAGAGGCAAGTGTCGAGGCGGTAATAGCAGGCATGAATAGATTACTGAGAGATGAGAATGAAAACAGGCGCAGCAATACTGATTGAAAGCTTAAAAGAAGAGGGTGTTGACATCATATTCGGATATCCGGGAGGGTCGGTCCTCCCGATATACGACGAGCTATACGATGCGGAGCTAACCCATATCCTTGTAAGACATGAACAGGCAGCCGTTCATGCAGCTGACGGATATGCCCGAGCCAGCGGACGCGTAGGTGTATGTCTGTCGACATCGGGTCCGGGAGCCTGCAATCTCATCTCTGGAATTGCCACGGCGAACATGGATTCGGTCCCGATCGTTGCACTTACCGGTCAGGTTCCAACCGGAATGCTCGGAAATGATGCATTTCAGGAATCCGATATCACCGGAATAACGCTGCCGATCACTAAACACAACTATCTGGTAAAAGATGCGCGTGACATAAAAATGACGGTGAAAGCCGCGTTTTATATAGCAGGAACCGGAAGAAACGGACCGGTTCTCATCGATTTACCCAAAGACGTGCTGACGGCAAAAGTAGCTGCTGAAGAAGTTCTCTCCGGAGAGCCTGAACTTAGAGGATATAAGCCGACGTTAAAAGGCCATTCCAAACAGATCAAAAAGGCACTTGACCTGATATACAATGCAAAAAAACCGGTCCTGTACGTCGGAGGCGGAGTAATCGCAGCAGGAGCGTCAGAAGAATTGGTGAAGCTTGCCGAACTCTTCTGCCTTCCTGTCACGACAACGATGATGGGTCTTGGCGCGATTCCGGCTGATCACCCGTTGAATCTGGGAATGCTCGGGATGCACGGGACTGAATATGCAAATTACGCAGTATCCGAATCCGATCTGCTTATCGCGATCGGAGCACGGTTTGATGATCGGGTAACCGGCAAGCTGAGTCATTTCGCAACGCATGCAAAAGTTATCCATATCGACATCGATCCAGCCGAAATCGGGAAAAATGTGAACCCGGATGTGCCGATCGTGGGTGATGCCAAAAGCGTCCTTGCCGACATGATCTGTCTGGCAGAAAAGAACGGATGCATCTCCGAACCCTGGCTCGAACAGGTGAAATTATGGCGGACGAACCATCCCCTGCGTGTCGTAGAAGACGGCAAAGTTCATCCGCAGAACGTCATCCGAAAGCTCTCCGAGCTTCTTGACGGCGGCGGAATAATCGTGAGTGAGGTCGGTCAGAACCAGATGTGGGCCGCACAACACTACGGATTTAAAAAACCCCGCCAGTGGATCAGTTCAGGCGGCCTTGGAACGATGGGATACGGATTTCCGGCTGCGATCGGAGCCTGGTTCGCCAAGCCCGATGAAACGGTCGTTCTTATCGCCGGCGATGGGAGTTTCCAGATGAACATTCAGGAACTTGCCACCGTTGCGCAGTATAAGATTCCGGTGAAGATCGTCATTCTGAACAACATGTATCTCGGGATGGTCAGACAGTGGCAGGAACTCTTCTACGACAGAAGATACTCCTACACGGAACTGCCAGCTGTGGACTTTGTCGGAATCGCAAAAGCCTACGGTATTCAGGGAATGAAAGTTGAATCCATTGATCAGATCGACTCTGCTCTCCAGACCGCGTTAGATTATAACGGCCCCTATCTTCTGGATTTCCAGATTGAGCGGGGAGAAAATGTCTATCCCATGGTTCCGGCAGGTGCTGCGATCAGCGATATGATTGGAAAACACTGTCACAATGGAGGGTCAGGGAGATGAAACAGTATATCATGAGCATCCTTGTTGAAAACAAGGCTGGTGTCCTCGCACGGGTTTCCGGCCTCTTCTCCCGAAGAGGGTTCAACATCGAAAGCCTTGCCGTCGGGACCTGCGAAACACCTGGTATGAGCCGGATCACGATTGTTGTGATCGGTGACGATATGCACATCGAACAGGTAAAAAAACAGCTCAATAAACTGATAGATGTTATAAAAATCACGGATATCACGGAAAAAGAGCATGTTGAACGCGAACTTGCCCTGATCAAAGTTCATGCCGAGCCGGGACTTCAGCGTTCCGAAGTCATGCAGATCGCCGGGATTTTCCGGGCGAAGATCATCGATGTCGGATTACAAACTCTCGTGCTTGAAATCACGGGCGACTCGGATAAGATTCTTGCTCTGGAATCTCTTCTGCGCCCCTACGGCATTCTCGAACTTGTAAGGACCGGCAGAGTTGCTCTGCAGAGAGGATCCCTTGGATCCGCTCTTCGTCAGTAAAAAAAAGTAAAAATTATCATAAAAATCAAAAGTGATGTAAATGGGATTGACCATAACTGAAAAAATCTTCTCCGCTCACTGCAAAAAAGAATGCAGGGCAGGAGATGTAGTAATGGCACCGGTCGACGGTGCGATGATACATGATATCACGGGTCCTCTTGCGATCAATGTAATGAAAGAGATGGGTGAAGGCAGCGTCTTTGATCCGAAAAAAGTCATCATGCTCTTCGACCATCAGATCCCGGCTGACTCCATCAGCGCAGCAGAAAATCATGTAATGATGAGACAGTTTGCCCGCGAACAGGGCATCTACAACTATGACATAAAAGGGGGAGTCTGACATCAGGTCGTTCCGGAAAAGGGAAGGGTAAAACCCGGCGATATCGTTGTCGGGTCGGATTCCCACACCTGTGCGTATGGCGCTCTTGGTGCATTTTCGACAGGTATCGGCTCGACCGATATGGCATATGTCTTGAAATTCGGTGAACTTTACTTCAGAGTCCCGGAGACGATCAGGATCAATGCAAACGGAACGTTCCAGAACCGTGTCGGCCCAAAGGACCTTATCCTGACGCTCGCCGGAGATATCGGCGCAGATGGCGCGACGTATCGTGCGCTTGAATTCTGCGGGAATGCGTTCTCGGAGATGGACATTCCCGGAAGAATGACCTGTGCAAACATGGCCATTGAGATGGGAGCAAAGGCAGGCATAGTTCCGCCGGATGAAAAGACCTGGGAGTATATGCGTGGACGAACCGAGGTCACACCATTTTCCCTCGCGAGCGATGAGGATGCGGTGTTCTTTGAAACCCGAAATTATGACATCTCCAAAATCAATCCGAAGATCGCCGTCCCGCATAATGTCGACAATGTCGTCGATGTAACCGAAGTCGCCGGAAAACCGGTTGATCAGGTCTTCATTGGCTCATGCACGAACGGCAGGTATGAAGACTTTGCCGAAGCGGCAGAGGTTCTTGGCGATAATGTCTTCTCTGAAGATGTACGCGTGATCATGGTTCCGGCATCAAAAGTCGAGTACATGAAAGTCCTGAAAGCAGGGCTTATCGAGAAGTTCGTCGAAGCCGGAGCATTGGTTGAAGCTCCATGCTGCGGTCCGTGTATGGGCGGGGCTTTCGGGCTTTTAGCTCCCGGCGAGGTTTCCCTCTCGACATCGAACCGCAACTTCCGGGGAAGACAGGGAAGTACCGAGAGTTTCGTGTATCTTTCTTCTCCCGCTACCGCCGCCGCCAGCGCGATTACCGGCGTGATCACCGACCCGAGGGAGGTGTGAATCATGGGCAGAGCATGGAAATTCGGCGACGACATCGATACCGATGCGATCATCCCTGGCCGGTTCCTGACGATCTATGATCCAAAAGAGCTTGCATCGCATGCATTTGAAGGCACGCGCAATGAATTTGCTGCGGAAGCAAAAGACGGCGATGTGATCGTTGCCGGCAGAAACTTCGGCTGCGGTTCATCACGCGAGCATGCCCCGCTCGCACTGAAAGGAGCCGGCATCGAATTTGTCGTTGCTAAATCGTTTGCGAGGATCTTCTACCGGAATGCGATAAACACCGGTGTCTTACCGCTTGTTTGTCCGGATACGGACAAAATTGCCGACGGCACCGAGGTTTTCGTGAATCTCAGTCAGGCATACATCGAAGCAGACAAAAAACAGTATCCGCTTGAACCGATTCCTGAGTTCATGATGAGAATAGTCGAGGCCGGCGGCCTTGTTGAATACGCAAAAATGCGAGGAAATAAATGACATCATATAATGCG
The sequence above is a segment of the uncultured Methanocorpusculum sp. genome. Coding sequences within it:
- a CDS encoding 4Fe-4S binding protein, which produces MLTAPACAAVCPKGRSACPYPGRCFLYTDADGNSLCDYTSGDSGTSVSETDQITVSGSSTDTSTTAQTDTGSDTVSSVISTSSSTGSETVSSGDSGLSPLVFSAAGLIIGGAVILLLAIVMKYLRKENPEVLQKIFVYAGISPILLGLLIILYDPELFGITGTLADMISSYSGIVYMFGGTLLAAVLWLKNAMSTEALISISILTTAAGFLLVIPIAPDGFYSTVSRITELSFAGLGFAGLIALIVITYFFGRVFCAHMCPAGALQELLYRIPVKKLQIKDRRIPKIIRAGFFAALVIGALCSVNIFEYVGISSFFALMFTAAAGVFLVILLASIFIYRPFCTFLCPYGFVFSKVSRFGKFGLKRTDQCINCRKCERICPTGEAGSEAKKAECYLCGKCIEKCPVESAIIYGKR
- a CDS encoding prephenate dehydrogenase/arogenate dehydrogenase family protein; protein product: MKSFAGDKDVNPGDIVGIIGGFGGMGRLFSAVFERAGYKVVCSGRKTPVSNADIASTCDIVIVSVPIHDTVRVIDEIAPLLNKEQLLCDLTSIKTAPVEAMLKSKAQVIGLHPMFGPSVSTIFGQTIAASPVRCDGKTRDMLYQIFTNEGAKICQMEPKEHDKIMSIVQGLVHFTTLSVAETIKNTGIPLEAILPVMSPVYRIELGLVGRILGQDPDLYADILQMNPETAGVIEKMSDSVNTLKAIVASKDSEKFAAFFTGNSNAFRAYIPQATDETDLMIDTLVKMK
- a CDS encoding DUF3795 domain-containing protein, producing the protein MPDTIPTDMFAPCGMNCMVCYRHCVSKKSCGGCFSNKNGTSEGCRSCRIQDCVREKGIEYCFSCNNFPCKQIKKMDKRYRDRYNQSLIENGLMAREQGLAAFLVAERSKWTCGKCEGIISLHDNECSECQTFFGKTMQVSEKHLRFHSSVSFCSPRRSMTHC
- a CDS encoding prephenate dehydratase domain-containing protein, which translates into the protein MTLAALGPKGTFSCELAEKIRNENEEILMFPTIRDVFTAVLEKNIRGIVPVENSEAGGVGETLDGLLQTECRITAEYFMPIRHFFVSRYKPDEISVIYTHPQSHEQCSIYLNGMKKAALIHTSSNAQSAKEASFISGSAAVTTESAAKLYDLPILQKDIQNSLNNTTRFLEISAGEKNPDDPEKCSVVIIPRENRPGLLYGILGIFAQRGINLTRIESRPSKEGIGRYVFFIDFETDPGWQATITELKKITGVKELGCYRKKDYV
- a CDS encoding CpXC domain-containing protein, producing the protein MITDEDVVVCPVCEHEQTITICPSVNVTTDPEMREKVLSGEIFEFTCDKCGFAGYAGYPFVYEDKETNGGFLIYLEPDCEDREVGIEGDIADQVIYHERPMRLVPDMNSLKDKIFIFEAGLDDRVIELFKVLTLAKMQDDDPEKIPDELKFTKRAEINGEDMLLFAAFRNEELLGTLEMPYSLYQTCVLSGEPIWDVPVTECAAIDQQWVMERLGEQKETEE
- a CDS encoding 2-amino-3,7-dideoxy-D-threo-hept-6-ulosonate synthase — translated: MRGKEIRLERIMKRDTGTTVIVPMDHGVSIGPIPGLIDLERSVDLVAKGGANAVIGHMGLALHGHRKGGPDIGLILHLSASTDLGPDPNNKVLVNNVQNALKLGADGVSMHVNIGAENEANMLSDLGRVAVECIEWGMPLLAMMYPRGKDIKSENMHEAVKLAARVGSELGADIIKTVYTGDPDSFREVTEGCHVPVVIAGGSKMSDLATMQLIEGAMEGGVARVSIGRNAFQHKYPDKFVRAAAMIVHERRTAEEAIEILLTED